One genomic region from Pseudoduganella lutea encodes:
- a CDS encoding ankyrin repeat domain-containing protein: protein MTRQPIVLLVLLLGLGALHTAGAHRPLAPKPAASKDPFAWIGPVPKTISTEALHKRWVRLGKQVFDTVSTDVKQFVCKSPAEVGPVPMMDAVERYIDGAPESLYDDEVMSNLNKAAAQGNWLARTLIYFWLRQYSEEELQYRTVMLGEWMYQQRLGQLYAAFGDTLKGSGYYSDAPGIQVTGFDIMAAMRHSYVAQNDVGKALSKSSDPELASVGRKMLACASNSLGAYRRLFSGETDKAKEQRRQAAELATYTPLHRAILDGNVQSVAALLRSAGTDIEARTGNGQTALALALLANPQSRAVVKLLIEHGANAARHGVVDKNASIRKTLLNVAVDATPADPAIIDMLMSAGADPFGLDEVNEYVFQTPFGDSFGLYESGTNPAIFEQFLASRKLDPKGLLAIEYLEHSARYLKVLDRLIAYGVPPEKTEDLVQEMVIQAAMDEGKEDDARRLATLDRLINRYPTLGSQFKGAAGFGNLSQAIYSCKLELATYFLAHGTPVNDSNEMSGGLLGRYLERCDDPGNTDRVQPNEQSRQLFFSALQQRGYDVNKLARDCPVWLSRGGSCEIPRDDDLLSTLLGMGADPFLMYPDQSTSALARSIEQCRPAAFDLMMAKAPKQLAGGALKAVQVALESTKRELWFGLNCPAEFQPRAASQLQALLVK, encoded by the coding sequence ATGACACGCCAACCGATCGTTTTGCTGGTTTTACTGCTGGGCCTCGGTGCCTTGCACACGGCTGGAGCGCACCGGCCGCTGGCGCCGAAGCCGGCTGCGTCGAAGGATCCATTTGCATGGATTGGACCTGTTCCAAAAACCATCTCCACAGAAGCGTTGCATAAACGCTGGGTTCGGCTTGGCAAGCAGGTGTTTGATACGGTAAGCACGGATGTGAAGCAATTCGTTTGCAAAAGTCCGGCCGAGGTTGGGCCAGTACCAATGATGGACGCAGTTGAGCGCTACATCGACGGAGCACCCGAGAGCCTTTATGACGATGAAGTTATGAGCAACTTGAATAAGGCGGCCGCGCAAGGCAATTGGCTGGCGCGGACGCTGATCTATTTCTGGCTCAGGCAATACAGTGAGGAAGAGTTGCAGTACCGGACGGTAATGCTGGGCGAATGGATGTATCAGCAGCGTCTTGGACAGTTATACGCAGCATTTGGTGACACGCTGAAAGGCTCAGGTTACTACAGCGACGCACCTGGCATTCAGGTTACCGGATTTGATATCATGGCTGCCATGCGCCATAGCTACGTGGCACAGAACGATGTGGGAAAAGCGTTGAGTAAAAGTAGCGACCCAGAACTCGCTTCAGTCGGTCGTAAAATGCTCGCTTGCGCATCGAACTCGCTAGGGGCATATCGACGTTTGTTCAGCGGGGAAACAGACAAGGCAAAGGAGCAGCGCAGACAGGCCGCAGAACTGGCAACTTATACACCACTGCATCGTGCGATCCTGGATGGAAATGTTCAATCAGTTGCTGCACTCTTGCGCTCTGCCGGTACGGATATCGAGGCGCGAACAGGAAATGGCCAAACAGCGCTTGCATTGGCGCTATTGGCAAATCCGCAGAGCCGAGCCGTCGTGAAGCTGTTGATAGAGCACGGCGCCAATGCGGCCAGGCACGGTGTAGTCGATAAGAACGCGAGTATCAGGAAAACACTCCTGAATGTTGCGGTGGATGCTACGCCCGCAGACCCAGCCATCATCGATATGTTGATGAGTGCAGGTGCCGATCCATTCGGACTGGATGAGGTGAATGAGTATGTGTTCCAAACGCCGTTTGGCGATTCATTCGGCTTATATGAGTCAGGCACGAATCCTGCCATTTTTGAGCAATTTCTTGCAAGTCGAAAGCTCGATCCGAAAGGGCTTCTGGCGATCGAATATCTTGAACACTCAGCCAGATACTTGAAAGTACTGGACCGGTTGATAGCATATGGCGTGCCGCCGGAAAAAACAGAGGATCTCGTACAAGAGATGGTAATTCAAGCCGCCATGGATGAAGGCAAAGAGGATGACGCAAGGCGTCTTGCGACACTGGATCGGTTAATCAACAGGTACCCGACGCTCGGCAGTCAGTTTAAGGGCGCTGCAGGTTTTGGTAACCTGTCACAGGCCATCTACTCATGTAAACTGGAACTTGCCACTTATTTTCTTGCTCACGGCACGCCTGTGAACGATAGTAATGAAATGAGCGGGGGCTTGCTTGGTAGGTACCTTGAACGTTGCGACGACCCTGGAAACACCGACCGCGTACAACCAAACGAGCAGTCCCGACAGTTATTTTTCTCGGCTTTGCAGCAGCGTGGTTATGACGTTAACAAACTTGCCAGGGATTGCCCAGTTTGGCTTTCGCGGGGCGGCAGTTGCGAGATTCCGCGAGATGACGATTTGCTGTCGACGTTGCTGGGAATGGGCGCTGATCCGTTTCTGATGTACCCGGATCAATCAACCAGTGCACTGGCCAGATCGATCGAGCAGTGCCGCCCTGCTGCGTTCGATCTGATGATGGCGAAGGCACCAAAGCAGCTCGCAGGAGGCGCTTTGAAAGCCGTACAGGTGGCGCTGGAGAGCACCAAGCGCGAGCTGTGGTTTGGTTTGAACTGTCCAGCCGAATTCCAGCCGCGAGCTGCCAGCCAACTACAGGCGCTCTTGGTCAAGTAA